In Xenopus laevis strain J_2021 chromosome 2S, Xenopus_laevis_v10.1, whole genome shotgun sequence, a genomic segment contains:
- the LOC108709303 gene encoding E3 ubiquitin/ISG15 ligase TRIM25 produces MAAADLRVELTCSICQEIYTDPVSLPCGHNFCQGCIGKAWDWQKSIVEDPSCPQCRQRYRRQPELKRNLTLQNIAERFLPTDPEQDGTGISGDMKCSTHDKSLEYYCCEDGACVCVSCCLAGKHRGHRVELLSEASKKKKEKLRKALEKLRPDREETERGVQRLQDLRKDWLPISAVSATERITALFRDIREQLETLEKQLLSDISNQKEELSLKLSDLMEQLEIKKDELSSKICHIEELCNMANPLTVLQEQKFDAFCRAEGADNEGGRERDDIKDPSIVDLDEDLISKTLLTGLAGIVTGVEESIYGQKATDLVLNIKTAHNHVSVSGDRKSASYSHGPWGYPQSPRRFQHYPQALSSRVFRSGRHYWEVEVSESGYWEVGVAYLSIKRKGYQSGIGNSNRSWSLYMEDNNRYSVRHDNKYTDLPHVPSCGIIRISLDFEAGSLSFYELSEPIRHLCTFTAKFTEPLHAAFGVTGDNAWLRIII; encoded by the coding sequence ATGgcggctgctgatctgagagTTGAGTTGACCTGCTCCATCTGCCAGGAaatttatactgatcctgtatccctgccATGTGGGCACAACTTCTGCCAGGGCTGCATTGGGAAAGCATGGGACTGGCAGAAGAGCATAGTGGAAGATCCTTCTTGCCCTCAATGTAGACAGAGATACAGGAGACAACCTGAACTAAAAAGGAACCTGACACTGCAGAACATAGCAGAGCGATTCCTTCCTACTGACCCAGAGCAGGATGGGACCGGGATCTCAGGGGACATGAAATGCTCCACACATGATAAGTCCCTGGAGTATTACTGCTGTGAGGATGgtgcctgtgtctgtgtgtcctgctgccTGGCTGGGaagcacaggggccacagggtggagctgctgagtgaggcctctaagaagaagaaagagaaactgaGGAAAGCTCTGGAAAAACTGAGGCCAGACAGAGAGGAGACCGAGAGAGGAGTCCAGAGACTACAGGACCTCAGGAAAGACTGGCTGCCAATAAGTGCAGTCAGTGCGACAGAGAGAatcactgccctgtttagagacatcagggaacagtTGGAAACCCTAGAAAAGCAACTACTGAGTGACATCTCCAACCAGAAAGAGGAGCTTTCCCTCAAACTCTCTGATCTAatggagcagctggaaataaagaaggatgAGCTGTCCAGCAAGATCtgtcacattgaggagctgtgcaacatggcaaatccactcactgtcctacaggaacagAAATTCGATGCCTTTTGTAGGGCTGAGGGggcagataatgaggggggcagagagagagatgatataaAGGACCCTTCTATAGTGGATCTGGATGAGGATCTGATCTCAAAGACATTACTTACAGGCTTAGCTGGGATTGTGACTGGGGTAGAGGAAAGTATCTATGGGCAGAAGGCTACAGACCTTGTACTTAATATAAAAACGGCACATAATcatgtatctgtatcaggggacaggaaatctgcttcctactcacaTGGACCATGGGGTTACCCACAATCCCCAAGGAGATTTCAGCATTATCCTCAGGCTTTAAGCAGCAGAGTTTTTCGCTCAGgacgacattactgggaagtggaggtcagtgaatcagggTACTGGgaggtaggggtggcctatctcAGTATTAAGAGGAAAGGTTATCAGTCTGGCATTGGGAATAGTAACAGGTCCTGGAGTTTGTACATGGAAGATAATAACAGATATTCAGTGAGACATGACAATAAATACACAGATTTACCCCACGTCCCTTCCTGCGGGATAATCAGGATCTCACTGGACTTTGAGGCTGGaagtctgtccttttatgagctgagtgagccaatcagacacttatgCACCTTCACTGCCaaattcactgagccccttcatgctgcattcgGGGTAACGGGGGATAATGCCTGGCTGAGAATCATTATTTAG